One part of the candidate division TA06 bacterium genome encodes these proteins:
- a CDS encoding UvrB/UvrC motif-containing protein → MLCQSCHKKQATLSYTEIRSGQARHKMLCEECALSQGLLSPMEAAISGLSDLLAQLLSELADSPPAQPETSCSRCGLKFSQFQKTGRLGCPGCYRGFSDKLEPLIQSIQHSDRHLGKSSKYPVKQPPAGDRAGMLKRQLSAAVESEQFELAATLRDRLKMLESEQVK, encoded by the coding sequence ATGCTTTGCCAATCCTGCCATAAAAAACAGGCCACTTTAAGCTACACCGAGATTCGGTCCGGACAGGCCCGGCATAAAATGCTGTGCGAGGAATGCGCCCTCAGTCAGGGCCTGCTTAGCCCCATGGAGGCCGCCATCTCGGGCCTAAGCGACCTGCTGGCCCAGTTATTGTCGGAGCTGGCGGATTCCCCTCCGGCCCAGCCCGAAACCAGCTGCAGCCGCTGCGGCCTAAAGTTTTCCCAGTTCCAGAAGACCGGCAGGCTGGGGTGCCCCGGCTGTTACCGGGGTTTTTCCGACAAACTTGAGCCCCTGATCCAGAGCATTCAGCATAGCGACAGGCATCTGGGCAAATCCTCTAAATACCCGGTCAAGCAACCGCCTGCCGGGGATCGGGCCGGTATGCTGAAACGCCAACTGAGCGCGGCGGTGGAAAGCGAGCAATTCGAGCTGGCGGCCACTCTGCGCGACCGGCTGAAGATGTTGGAATCGGAGCAGGTGAAATGA
- a CDS encoding ATP-dependent Clp protease ATP-binding subunit, translating into MKENRFTERAKKVLFMAREEARRLQHDYVGTEHILLAMIREGQGVAATVLINLGLNLEQVKRRVEEMTPMTGGTLALGDMPFNQAAKNAMEYGVDEARSLQHTYVGTEHLLLGLLDEPEGVASRALLSFGADAERVRAEMLRLLAVEPGGLPKPLSDSQSKTPALDYFCRDLSQLAREGKLDPVIGRAREIERVIQILSRRKKNNPVLIGEAGVGKTAIVEGLAQQIMAGQVPEQISGKRVLALDLAAVVAGTKYRGQFEERLKAVMNELKAASDSILFLDELHTIVGAGGAEGALDASNMLKPALARGEIQCVGATTMDEYRKHIEKDAALERRFQSIIVEPPGVEETVRILKGLQAKYEEHHKIKYSEEAIESAVRLSDRYISDRFLPDKAIDVIDEAGSRARLGASEPPLEIKAMEGELEQTVQSKIAAVKKQDYEGAARWRDAERNKKQEIERLKVAWKKSREQVRMVIGEEDIAYVVARWTGIPIVKLEEKESARLLKMEQELSKRVVGQDQAISAISRAVRRTRAGIKDHKRPMGSFIFLGPTGVGKTELARTLAAFLFEDENALIRVDMSEYMEKHAVSRIMGAPPGYVGYEEGGQLTEKVRRRPYSVILLDEIEKAHPDVFSVLLQVLEDGLLTDSYGRKVSFKNAVVIMTSNLGAREIKKGVSLGFQSSGDQQSFDQMKDKVLAELKKTFNPEFLNRVDETVVFRSLGKPEMEQIVEILTGQLSQRLAEKDIKIKLSPEAKQLLADQGFDPFYGARPVKRTIQRLVEDPLSEEILKGAVKPGDTVEVEAKDEAIQFKAARSKAVSGKKKS; encoded by the coding sequence ATGAAAGAAAACCGATTTACCGAGAGGGCCAAGAAGGTCCTATTCATGGCCCGGGAAGAAGCCCGCCGGCTGCAGCACGACTACGTGGGCACCGAGCACATCCTGCTGGCCATGATCCGCGAAGGCCAGGGGGTGGCAGCCACGGTGCTGATCAACCTGGGGCTGAACCTGGAGCAGGTCAAACGTCGGGTGGAGGAAATGACTCCCATGACCGGAGGAACGCTGGCTCTGGGCGATATGCCTTTTAACCAGGCGGCCAAAAACGCCATGGAATACGGGGTGGACGAAGCCCGTTCGCTGCAGCACACTTATGTGGGGACCGAGCATCTCCTGTTAGGGCTTTTGGACGAGCCAGAAGGCGTAGCCAGCCGGGCGCTGCTTTCTTTTGGAGCCGATGCCGAACGGGTGCGGGCCGAGATGCTGCGGCTGCTGGCGGTGGAGCCGGGCGGACTGCCCAAGCCCTTGTCCGATTCCCAGAGCAAGACCCCGGCCCTGGATTATTTCTGCCGTGATCTTTCCCAGCTGGCCCGGGAGGGCAAGCTGGATCCTGTCATCGGGCGGGCCCGGGAGATCGAGCGGGTGATCCAGATACTTTCCCGGCGCAAGAAGAACAACCCGGTATTGATCGGCGAGGCCGGGGTGGGCAAGACCGCCATCGTGGAAGGCCTGGCCCAGCAGATAATGGCCGGGCAGGTGCCGGAGCAGATCTCGGGCAAGCGGGTGCTGGCCCTGGACCTGGCGGCGGTCGTAGCCGGCACCAAGTACCGGGGGCAGTTTGAGGAACGCCTGAAGGCGGTGATGAACGAACTGAAAGCCGCCAGCGACTCCATCCTTTTTTTGGACGAGCTCCACACCATCGTGGGGGCCGGCGGGGCCGAGGGGGCCCTGGACGCCAGCAACATGCTGAAGCCGGCTCTGGCCCGGGGCGAGATCCAGTGCGTGGGGGCCACCACCATGGACGAGTATCGCAAGCATATAGAGAAAGACGCGGCCCTGGAGCGGAGGTTCCAGAGCATTATAGTGGAGCCTCCGGGAGTGGAGGAAACCGTCAGGATACTGAAAGGCCTGCAGGCCAAATATGAGGAACATCACAAGATAAAATATTCCGAGGAAGCCATAGAATCGGCGGTCCGGCTTTCAGACCGTTACATCAGCGACCGCTTTCTGCCGGACAAGGCCATCGACGTGATAGACGAGGCCGGTTCCCGGGCCCGGCTGGGCGCCAGCGAGCCGCCGCTGGAGATCAAGGCCATGGAGGGCGAACTGGAGCAGACAGTCCAGTCCAAGATCGCGGCGGTGAAAAAACAGGATTACGAGGGGGCGGCCCGCTGGCGGGACGCCGAGCGCAACAAGAAGCAGGAGATCGAACGGCTGAAGGTCGCCTGGAAGAAGAGCCGGGAGCAGGTCCGGATGGTGATCGGCGAGGAGGACATCGCTTACGTAGTGGCCCGTTGGACCGGCATCCCCATCGTCAAGCTGGAGGAGAAGGAATCGGCCCGGCTGTTGAAGATGGAGCAGGAGCTGAGCAAACGGGTGGTGGGACAGGACCAGGCCATCTCGGCCATATCCCGAGCGGTGCGTCGCACCCGGGCCGGGATCAAGGATCACAAACGGCCCATGGGATCCTTCATTTTTCTGGGCCCCACCGGAGTGGGCAAGACCGAACTGGCCAGAACCCTGGCCGCCTTTTTGTTTGAGGACGAAAACGCTCTGATCCGGGTGGACATGTCCGAATACATGGAAAAGCACGCGGTCTCCCGGATAATGGGCGCTCCTCCGGGGTACGTGGGCTACGAGGAGGGCGGACAGCTTACCGAGAAGGTAAGGCGCCGCCCTTATTCGGTAATTCTTTTAGACGAGATCGAGAAGGCCCACCCCGACGTCTTCAGCGTGTTGCTCCAAGTGCTGGAGGACGGCCTGCTGACCGATTCCTACGGCCGCAAGGTCAGCTTCAAGAACGCGGTGGTGATCATGACCTCCAACCTGGGGGCCAGGGAGATCAAGAAGGGGGTCAGCCTGGGGTTTCAGTCCTCGGGCGACCAGCAGTCCTTTGACCAGATGAAGGACAAGGTGCTGGCCGAGCTGAAAAAGACCTTCAATCCTGAATTCCTGAACCGGGTGGACGAAACCGTGGTGTTCCGCTCTTTGGGCAAGCCGGAGATGGAGCAGATCGTGGAGATCCTGACCGGGCAGTTGTCCCAAAGGCTGGCCGAAAAGGACATCAAGATCAAACTGAGCCCCGAGGCCAAGCAGCTTTTGGCGGACCAAGGGTTCGATCCTTTCTACGGGGCCCGGCCGGTCAAACGGACCATCCAGAGATTAGTGGAAGACCCCCTTTCGGAGGAGATCCTGAAGGGCGCGGTCAAGCCCGGGGATACGGTGGAGGTGGAGGCCAAAGACGAGGCCATCCAGTTCAAGGCGGCCAGGAGCAAGGCAGTGAGCGGAAAGAAAAAATCCTGA
- a CDS encoding ATP--guanido phosphotransferase, which produces MNPEDAGIIGLLQQPAGWTTAAAQDAESILSSRVRLARNLQRYNFPDRCREAERQEILEFSREQALKVNYFKGASFFSLDGISRLGKKALEERRIASSDLVDQPQAGVLISPEQNVSLMINEEDHLRLQTIFPGLDLLEAFRIADQVDDQLQDRMEVAFVPEHGFLTACPSNLGTGLRASVLMHLPVLALSDQMETTIEQLSQKGIMVRGAYGEGSRVKASLFQFSNRTSLGKSELEIVDEVEQAARTLLEDERKQGDEMWSKNRPELEDRVFRARAILSQARVLSLDEFLSLWSAVRMGIGLGLVNQPNLGGLNRMLFTMQPAHLQFACDRTMDPAQEDIERAARVREFFA; this is translated from the coding sequence ATGAACCCCGAAGACGCCGGGATCATAGGCCTTTTGCAGCAGCCGGCCGGCTGGACAACCGCCGCCGCACAGGATGCAGAGTCCATTTTATCCAGCCGGGTCAGGCTGGCCCGCAATCTGCAGAGATATAATTTCCCGGACCGCTGCCGCGAAGCCGAACGCCAGGAGATACTGGAATTCAGCCGGGAGCAGGCCCTCAAGGTCAATTATTTTAAGGGGGCGTCTTTCTTTTCCCTGGATGGGATCAGCCGGCTGGGCAAGAAAGCCCTGGAGGAACGAAGAATAGCCAGCTCCGACCTGGTTGATCAGCCCCAGGCCGGGGTGCTGATCTCTCCGGAGCAGAACGTCAGCCTGATGATCAACGAAGAAGATCACCTAAGACTCCAAACAATTTTTCCGGGGCTGGACCTGCTGGAAGCCTTCAGGATAGCCGATCAGGTGGATGACCAGCTCCAGGACAGGATGGAAGTGGCCTTTGTCCCCGAGCACGGATTTTTAACCGCTTGTCCCTCAAATCTCGGCACGGGCTTAAGGGCTTCGGTGTTGATGCACCTGCCGGTTCTGGCCCTGAGCGATCAGATGGAAACCACGATTGAACAGCTTTCCCAAAAAGGGATCATGGTGCGGGGCGCATACGGCGAGGGCAGCCGGGTGAAAGCCAGCCTGTTCCAGTTCTCCAACCGGACCTCGCTGGGCAAAAGCGAGCTGGAGATAGTGGACGAAGTGGAGCAGGCGGCCAGGACTTTGCTGGAAGATGAGCGCAAGCAGGGGGATGAAATGTGGAGCAAGAACCGCCCCGAGCTGGAGGACAGGGTATTCCGGGCCCGGGCCATATTAAGCCAGGCACGGGTGCTTTCCCTGGACGAGTTCTTAAGCTTGTGGTCGGCTGTCCGGATGGGGATCGGTCTGGGGCTGGTGAACCAGCCGAACTTGGGCGGACTCAACCGGATGCTTTTCACCATGCAGCCGGCCCACCTCCAGTTCGCCTGCGACCGGACGATGGACCCCGCCCAGGAAGATATTGAGAGGGCCGCCAGGGTGCGGGAGTTTTTTGCTTGA